The proteins below are encoded in one region of Syngnathus acus chromosome 2, fSynAcu1.2, whole genome shotgun sequence:
- the hes2.1 gene encoding transcription factor HES-2.1 translates to MSPSIISEASQPLTVRSTVAQRKQAHELRKNLKPLLEKRRRARINDSLSHLKSLILPLVGKDNARYSKLEKADILEMTVRFLRDLPASKDPAESYREGYKACLQRVSALLPQTSLNQDACQRVSDFVRRSMSATVTPSCMNCCAQTSRTFPHIQQRLLSLKSGLSAMRADSQPQSQPAAAGSPAAQQVPPAVSADMWRPW, encoded by the exons ATGAGTCCCAGCATCATTTCCGAGGCCAGCCAGCCTCTCACTGTCAGATCTACCGTGGCCCAGAGGAAACAAGCCCACGAGCTGAGAAAG AATCTCAAACCGCTGTTGGAGAAGAGGAGGCGTGCTCGTATTAATGACAGTCTGAGCCATTTGAAGAGTCTCATCCTGCCTCTGGTTGGCAAAGACAACGCGCGCTACTCAAAGCTGGAGAAAGCGGACATTCTGGAAATGACGGTCCGTTTCCTCAGGGACCTCCCGGCGTCGAAAG ATCCCGCAGAAAGTTACAGAGAAGGCTACAAAGCGTGCCTCCAGCGGGTCTCCGCTCTGCTCCCTCAAACAAGCCTCAACCAGGACGCGTGTCAGCGGGTCAGTGACTTTGTGCGGCGCTCCATGTCCGCCACGGTCACCCCGTCCTGCATGAACTGCTGCGCACAGACCTCCAGGACATTCCCCCACATCCAACAGAGGCTGCTTAGCCTCAAGTCCGGCTTGAGCGCTATGAGGGCAGACAGCCAGCCGCAGTCGCAGCCGGCGGCTGCGGGCTCTCCTGCAGCGCAACAAGTCCCGCCTGCTGTCAGCGCGGACATGTGGAGGCCCTGGTAG